A DNA window from Deinococcus multiflagellatus contains the following coding sequences:
- a CDS encoding putative bifunctional diguanylate cyclase/phosphodiesterase, whose translation MPVRVRLLPAALFLALYLALQATALLFQGARGLSAWYLPAGLVLAFLTAYGPRSAPWVLLTMVVGGALLSPHPPDLIAAVVTTAVYTLGGALLRRGAGWRTGPVQLRDVARLATAAVLTSGLAAMGTVSVLRLNGTLSSPPWAEAILNWWVGDLVGIMALTPALLLGARAARRAPEPPAVWARVAGAALPLLAIPLTLALVLGLAVAHGLQVLYLCFLPLLWLALQQPLGVVTLGTLLMSAGITVLVWWSDAPAQQRLDVQLLMVTLALTTLVVATLSAERRTQREHLARLALHDPLTGLPNRRAFLTRLGELLGAGHPAVLVLFLDIDRLKWVNDTLGHAAGDAYLKAMAGRLLRALPARGVAARLGGDEFALAAPLRADSEAAPCAERLFAALQGPLQVAGHELAPAVSVGASCAPRDGTAVDALLLRADEAMYEAKRTGAGLGWSVAAAPSYPALQYEHDLRRALASGRELELHYQPQVDLRTMTVSGFEALVRWRHPERGLISPGAFLPVAERTGLIVPLGSWVLRGATAQLGRWQAQTGRPLRMAVNLAAAQLPSPGLVDEVRRALADSGVAGAHLELELTESALLTDPARAAEVLTQIAALGVRMALDDFGTGYSSLSHLKAFPVSTLKIDRAFVQALDSPLERRLVQGVVALGQVMGLCVLAEGAETPEQVRWVRDLGCDAVQGYALGRPLPPEQAAALLAAPPTLPS comes from the coding sequence CTGACCGCCTATGGCCCCCGGTCTGCCCCGTGGGTGCTGCTGACGATGGTGGTGGGCGGCGCCTTGCTGTCGCCCCACCCACCGGACCTGATCGCGGCGGTGGTCACCACGGCGGTGTATACCCTGGGCGGCGCCCTGCTGCGGCGCGGCGCGGGCTGGCGCACCGGGCCGGTGCAGCTGCGGGATGTGGCCCGCTTGGCCACCGCAGCGGTGCTCACCTCTGGGCTGGCGGCGATGGGCACGGTGTCGGTGCTGCGCCTGAACGGCACCCTCAGCTCGCCGCCGTGGGCCGAGGCCATTCTCAACTGGTGGGTGGGCGATCTGGTGGGCATCATGGCCCTGACCCCGGCGCTGCTGCTGGGGGCCCGGGCGGCCCGGCGCGCCCCAGAGCCCCCGGCGGTGTGGGCGCGCGTGGCGGGGGCCGCCCTGCCGCTGCTGGCCATTCCGCTGACCCTGGCGCTGGTGCTGGGGCTGGCGGTGGCCCACGGATTGCAGGTGCTGTACCTGTGTTTTTTGCCGCTGCTGTGGCTGGCCCTGCAGCAGCCCCTGGGGGTGGTCACGCTGGGCACGCTGCTGATGAGTGCGGGCATCACCGTGCTGGTGTGGTGGAGTGACGCCCCGGCCCAGCAGCGCCTGGACGTACAGCTGCTGATGGTGACCCTGGCCCTGACCACCCTGGTGGTGGCCACCCTGAGTGCCGAGCGCCGCACGCAGCGCGAACACCTGGCCCGCCTGGCGCTGCATGACCCCCTGACCGGCCTGCCCAACCGCCGCGCTTTTCTGACGCGGCTGGGCGAGCTGCTAGGCGCCGGGCACCCGGCGGTGCTGGTGCTGTTTCTGGACATTGACCGCCTGAAGTGGGTGAACGACACGCTGGGCCACGCGGCGGGCGACGCGTACCTCAAGGCGATGGCCGGGCGGCTGCTGCGCGCGTTGCCCGCCCGGGGGGTGGCGGCCCGGCTGGGCGGCGACGAGTTTGCCCTGGCCGCGCCGCTGCGCGCCGACAGTGAGGCCGCGCCCTGCGCAGAACGCCTCTTTGCTGCGCTGCAAGGCCCGCTGCAGGTGGCCGGCCACGAGCTGGCCCCGGCAGTCAGCGTGGGGGCCAGCTGCGCGCCCCGTGACGGTACGGCGGTGGACGCCCTGTTGCTGCGGGCCGACGAGGCCATGTACGAGGCCAAGCGCACCGGCGCGGGCCTGGGGTGGTCGGTGGCCGCTGCGCCCAGTTACCCCGCGCTGCAGTACGAGCACGACCTGCGCCGGGCCCTGGCCAGCGGCAGAGAACTGGAACTGCATTACCAGCCGCAGGTGGACCTGCGCACCATGACGGTCAGCGGCTTTGAAGCCCTGGTGCGCTGGCGCCACCCCGAGCGCGGCCTGATCTCGCCGGGCGCTTTTTTGCCGGTGGCCGAGCGTACCGGCCTGATTGTTCCGCTGGGTTCGTGGGTGCTGCGCGGGGCCACCGCGCAACTGGGGCGCTGGCAGGCCCAGACCGGCCGGCCGCTGCGCATGGCGGTCAACCTCGCCGCCGCGCAGCTGCCGTCGCCCGGCCTGGTGGACGAGGTGCGCCGGGCCCTGGCCGACAGCGGCGTGGCCGGCGCGCACCTGGAACTGGAACTCACCGAAAGCGCCCTGCTGACTGACCCCGCGCGGGCGGCCGAGGTGCTCACCCAGATTGCGGCCCTGGGGGTGCGCATGGCGCTGGACGACTTTGGCACTGGCTATTCCAGCCTCAGTCACCTCAAGGCGTTTCCGGTGAGCACCCTGAAGATTGACCGCGCCTTTGTGCAGGCGCTGGACAGTCCGCTGGAACGGCGGCTGGTGCAGGGGGTGGTGGCGCTGGGGCAGGTGATGGGCCTGTGCGTGCTGGCCGAGGGCGCCGAGACCCCCGAGCAGGTGCGCTGGGTGCGCGACCTGGGTTGCGACGCGGTGCAGGGCTACGCCCTGGGCCGGCCCCTGCCGCCCGAACAGGCCGCCGCGCTGCTGGCCGCACCCCCTACACTGCCGTCATGA